One segment of Raphanus sativus cultivar WK10039 unplaced genomic scaffold, ASM80110v3 Scaffold3408, whole genome shotgun sequence DNA contains the following:
- the LOC130506559 gene encoding dynein light chain 1, cytoplasmic-like, whose translation MEGVELELERRSKFLNSLIQQKKKAKEEQEQKDEFNVRVRASDMPLSVQNRAFSLSRELLNATPGKADNKRLALALKKDFDSAYGPAWHCIVGTSFGSYVTHSVGGFIYFQIDKVYVLLFKTAVEPLDHQ comes from the exons ATGGAAGGAGTTGAGCTGGAACTAGAGAGAAGAAGCAAGTTCTTGAACAGCTTGATAcagcagaagaagaaggctaAAGAGGAGCAGGAGCAGAAAGACGAGTTCAATGTCCGAGTTCGAGCTTCCGACATGCCTCTGTCAGTGCAAAACAGAGCCTTCAGTTTGTCCCGTGAGCTCTTGAATGCTACTCCTGGAAAGGCCGACAACAAACGACTCGCTCTCGCCCTTAAAAAG GACTTCGATTCTGCATATGGCCCTGCATGGCACTGCATTGTTGGGACCAGCTTTGGTTCATACGTGACTCATTCCGTTGGAGGATTCATATATTTCCAGATCGACAAGGTTTATGTTCTTCTATTCAAGACTGCTGTGGAACCTTTAGATCACCAATGA